The genome window TAGTAATGCAACTCTGAAGTAACATGAATTAACGAATGATAAGTCAAAAAATTGAGAAATTTCTGTGAATATCACTTGCCTATCTTTGAGTTAATGATATTTGTATTTGCTACTTTCATTATGTGTATACTTTAGGGGTGAAGAAGCCGGCTGGAACAGCTGAAGAAATTGAAAAACAATTTGGTTGTGAATCGTCGAGGCTTATTATGGTAAACTTGGTTCTTTCAGTTTTTTGTAAGCTTTTCTCTGTCCTTTCTCAGTTGACAGTTTATGTTGTGTCCTTTGCAGGTGGGTGATAGGCCGTTTACAGACATAGTTTATGGTAATAGAAATGGTTTTCTTACTATTTTGACAGAGCCATTAAGTCGTGCAGAGGAACCATTAATTGTACAGCAGGTTAGATTTCCTGAAGAATGATTTGTTTGATGACCTTGATTATAATTTTGGTTCATAACTTCATACTAATTGAATAAGACTTACCTAGGCTATGGTTATCATTTTTTTTAATAACGGTGGAGCCCAGGTCAGCTTGTATGCACCTTGACTAATCCACCTATGTTGAACTAAATTTCCAATAGTGTGAATCTCTTGAGCTAtcaatttatcttttttctccagCCTGAATGTTTGCGAGATCTTTTTACCTTTTAAATGCATATGTCCAATATTTGTAGTCAAATTCCCTTGTTATTGTTGTGAAACTGATTGTAGAGAGGTTTATGTATAAGCTAAGCACTAATCTGGTGATCAGGCTTCCTGGCATGGGCTCCTCTTACCCAGTCGGTCATCAGACTTTCTGGCTTCTCAGAGCTGAATTGCTTATCACCAGCGGTTGTTTTGTTAGACATAGATCAGACTTTCTGGCTTCTCTCAGCTGAATTGCTTATCAGCAGCGGTTGTTTTGTTAGACATAGTCCATGGAGTTGATCTTTGGTGGTGACTGTAGGGTCGACATCCTATTCTCCCCTACTTGAAAAAGTCACCTATATTTTTGTTACTTTTGTCACAATGAACTTGTCACATTCTCAAGTAAAGACAACCTCTCTGATGCTTAAAGCAGTTTTAGCATCTTGTCAAATAGCTTATTGGATATACATCCGCCAATTGAAGTAGGTACATTGGATGCCTCATCCACTGCATTGTGACAGCTGCTCATGAGAATTATGGCCATCACCTGCATTATTTCTGTCATTGTCACTTCCAAAAGTTACTGGCGTGGCTGCTGCCTTAATCCCTATGCACCAATTCGTTATGTGGTTTCCTAAGAACATACTCTACTCAAAAGATCTTTTTTTATGGGTTACTATACTCAAAATTATAATGCACAATTATGTGATCACTTGTTCACTTTCAAGTTTTCTCTCATCAACTTGATCAAGTATGAATGCTGAAAGGAATGAATGAAATGGCATCTTGGAACCTTCTTTTGCTACGATGTGTTTTATTAGGTGATGCTTTGTTCCTAGGTTGCTGACTGAAATACTGTATCTAAGAAGTAAATATCCATGAAGTTTGGGATAAGAAATGTTTGGATATCACAATAACTTAGCTTGATTTGGATGAAGTGCTTCCCCTCCTTTTGTTTTATCTTGCAATTTGACCTAGTTTGCTTGGACACTTTTGATTCTAAGAGCAAAATGTCTGCAGGTCAGGGTACTTGAGGTGGCTCTTGTGAACCGATGGAGTAGCCAGGGGATGAAGCCAGTCAATCATACGCTTCTTCCTGATTGCCAGCAGTGTGTAAAAGATGAACCACTTTAGGGAATTTCTTTAGATAAAGCGAGAAAAAATCTATTTTCCCTCTTCccataaagagaaaaaaaaaaacaccCAACCCGACCATGAACAGACTTTTATTTTTGTTACCACTAATAAGTATACTGGGTTATTTCCATGGGTTTGCCTCGCGTCTGGAATCTGATAAGAAGGCTATATCAATCATTTCAACATTTCTTTGATTGAATCATGTACCAACTGAATCTTATGAACAATTCTCTCTCTTGAATCGATGCTGCTTGTGGTTGAATCTAAAAGTTTATTTGGCGATAATGGTAGAAGCATTTGTCAACGAGTTCATTCTCCTAAGAGTATATTATTTTGGTTGATTTCAACGTCACTTAGCTCCAAATATTTCAAGCCACATGGAATTGTATACTATGACTGGACTAACGCTTATGGCATGCCCTTAGTTAATATTTGAATGTCCTCAGGTGTCTCAACATTGTTCAGACTGATGACAAttataaacagataaaacaatcgTTTAAATAGTTTTCTTTGACTGATGGTTAATTTGAGCCATGATATGGAATCATTTTTTCACTTTGGTAATGTGCATAACGAAACAAGTGCCCTGCAACAAGGTTATGTTTCATTAAAACTTGGGAGAAATTTTAATGGGCATTCCTTTGGAAGGGAAGGGAAGGGGATCCATGACAATTGGTTCGTCAGGATTTATTAAGGACCAATCATATCGTGTCACAACGTAATGAACAAATATAAGAATGTTTAGTTTTGCCAATTGGTACCCTGCACACAGCCTTGGCCCTCCTCCAAATGGTACAAATGCATATGGTTGAACAGGCTCCTCAAATCTACTTGGGTCAAAATTTTGGGGCTCTTTAAAATAGTCTGGACTATAATGTGTACCATATGTTGTCCACAATACCTGCACATAGCAACAAAATTTAGCATATGATATTATAATGGGCATGTAAAAGGATTTGACTGTAATAATCTTGCACTTTTCAGCTATCTAAAGACACAAAGAGTAGGATAGTTCTTACCTTCCAACCTTTTGGAATAGTGAATCCTTCAAATTCAATGTCAGCAATTGCTTTTCTGAAAGAACCAAAGATAGGAGGAAACAGCCTCATGCTTTCCCGCGCAACTTGCCAGGTATATTTCATCCTTTTTGTATCTTCCAACGATAATATCTCATCCGGTCCTTTGTTACTCATTATATTAGCATGTTCTGTGTCCAATTTTCACATTAATCAGTGTAATAGACAGAGCTAAACTGAAAAAAGTTGATATGCAGACAATGCAGTGGTTAGCTTCTATATACAAACGTACCTTGAAGGAGAAGAGAATAGCAGGTGGGATGATGAGCCAACATCCTAAATGTCATAGCAATGGCAAAAGAAGTTGTATCATGTGCAGCAAACACTAGCAAAACAACATTATCAACGACCTCTTCTTCACTTACCTCACCGCGAATCAACGCTTTCACTAACCGAGAAAGTAATGCCTCGTCTAACTTCCCTTCTTTCTCCTCTCCTAATTCTATCTCTCTTCTCTTCTCCCTTATAACCTCAACAAGAATTTTCTCTATTTTCAATCTTGCATTTTTTGCCCTTGAAAACTTAGATCCTGGAAACTTAAATGGGGGTGAAAAAGCACCTTCCAAGACTCTCTCAAACGTTTCAAGTAATCCTGGTTTGACTACTATCCCCAAAAAACACTCGAACACAATTTTGAACGTCAAATATTTGGTCAGATGATACAGTTTTATGATCTGGTCTTGGCCATTGCAATTTTTGTCTAAGTGAGATTGAATTGTGTTACAAATTTTAGGAACCATAGCATCTAGGCTAAAAGAGGCAAGACTTGAAGATATAATCCCACGAAGGCATCGATGCGCGTCTCCTTGTTTCTCCATAATGCAATTCTTGCCCATTAGCTCAACTGAAGAAGTAGGCCATGAACTTATTACCAATTTGAATTCATTAGACAAAAAGAACATATTAGCTTCTGCTCCACATACAACTACTGTTGGTGATCCCATTAGTCTTGTTTTGAATGTCTTTCCATATTTTTCGATCCGGGgctgaacaaattcttcaaataatttGTTCTTTTTTTGGGCTTTGTAAAATTCTATGGTTTCACCAATCCATGGAAGTCCCATTTCTCCAGGTGGAAGTTTCTTTTTGGTAATGTGTTTGTAGCCTTTGTAATGTTTCAATAGAATGGAAAAGACAATTATGAAAAAGATTGATAAGGAGAAAGAAAGAGGAAAGTTGATTAGGCTTAACAAAGAAAGAGCCATTGGAAAAGAGATGAGAGAACTTAACAAAGGAATATTTGGAGTGTTAATTAGCTAAGAAACTATGCCAAATTTATACTCCTTTGCATGGGGAAGATGACTTAATTAAGAACAACAGAAAATCATTAACAAAGTCAAAGGTATTTGGTCACTCACAGAAAGTCAACCAATTATAGACCTAGCTAATTACTCCATTCACTACATTGCTTCCTGAATCCTTATGTGAAATATATAACCATTCACTTTTTCCTAATTTATTTCAGAAGAAAATCAGAAAGTCGGTTCTACTAAAGAACTGATCATAAGCAATGCATGTGAGCTTAGCCGTCCAAAAACCAAGTTCTTCACCCTACAAAATGAAAACTTATGAATCATCATCATAATATATCTGAAAGATTcatatgaaaaaagaaaaaagaaaaaacttacCGGCCACCACGATTCTTGCAATATTGGTCAATTAGTATTGAAATATTTAATAGCCATAGTATCCCTAGATATCTGCTATGACTAATATATAAATAGGGTTAAATAGCTTCTAATGGACGTGAAATTTGCATCTTCTCCACCTTCGTTATGTTGAAAAATACTAAAAAAAATAATCAAGTAGGAATGATTCTGGTAGCTGTAAATAGGAATTATGTCAGAACACCTTATATCTATGGACAGGTACATGATCCTCTAAACTTGTTAATTAAAATAATCCGAAGTGAATCTAAGATTTAAACTTGATGGGTTCAATCTTAAGGTTCTTAATAAGTAATTCGTTGTATTTTTCAAACTATGGGTTCATAATTTAACAtttattgaaatttttgtaacTATTCACATGTGTCTAGGTTCATATCAAAAATATTAAAGTTCGTTTGAACTCCCACCACTTAAAATATGTGATGATTAGGTCTACCATAAGTAGCTCTCAAAAATAGGCCAAACCAGCCCGACCCAGCCCAAGCCTCACGGACTTTTGAATTTGGTGGGCTCGAACGGGTTAACCCACCATTTGAATGGGCCTTAAAATGGCCAGCCCAACCCAGTCTTAATCGGGCCGTGGTTAGGACGGGCTGACACTTCAtttttttcaaattaattttttaaatctTTAAGGATTTCTTTGTGACATAGTTCCTTAATCATGTGTATAACTTCTGTTTGCATATAGTCATACAAGAATCTTGATATTTGATAAAAAATCTCATAATTGAATGCAaattctctcttcttcttttttacatTAGATAAATAGTTTTTAATAtgtttctttttaattttctcaGGTTCAAGGATTGCTTCAATAAGTTTATATAATGAAGTCTTTATTTTGGTTCCAAGATCATTTGCTAATTATCATCATCACAGTCCATACAAATTTTAAATGTTCATGAAATTTGCTAGTGTTGTCAAATTCTTTTCTAGGTGTTAAAAATTGGTCTTCTCCTATACTAAAGAGCAGTTTAAGTTAATGATATATTATAGTAATCAAAATGATCAATAATAATATTATCTcttgaaaaaaattattattggtcacttaaaaaaaaattctaatttgtTATTAATGAAGCAAAAGAAAAAGTAATCTTGTGCATGTCAAAAATCTGAATTCTAATGTCAACCATGATGAAAAAATAACCATGTATTGGTGTTCAAATTATATATTGCTCACTCCACCGTCGTCACTCATCAATAATAATTTTCCCTTGATCTCAGAAATGTGGTCATACatagttaatatatatatacatatatatatatatatatatatatatatatatatatatatatatatatatatatatatatatatatatatatattaactttattttttaaatctttttcttttaaattaaatatttaaatttgaaTTCAATTATATTTTTCCCCCACGGGCTTGCGCAGGCTCAGCCTAAGTCAAGTCTCAAGGGACAATGAGCTAACTTAGGTCGGACTTATAAGTCTCGATTTCAAATGCGCTCGAAAATCTTAATCCAACTTTACCAAGTAGTGAGCTGGATTGGCCAAGCCCTACGAGCCAAGTCCATTTTGGCAACTCTATATCACCTTACAATTAATAAGATGAATCACTTTGCCAATAAATTTGTTTTGGCCGGTCATATTTATCTTGAACCATACTGCATGCAGGTGCATTCCGTGGTTCTTTATTCTAATAAATTCTGTTTAATACAGAATATGCTGTAAAAACCTAATGGAATATGTTAAACCTAATGGAATATGAATTGCGTTTATTTTAAGCAATTCATAATTGCGTTTATTTTAAGCAATCCATCTCACCTAGGTAATTGAACTTCCTACAGTACATTAGTTAAGATTAAAAGGTGTTCTTCCCACGTCAGATTTTCAAAAGTAAATGGTTCTAATAAGAAACTAGAATCTTTTAATAGAACGAGAAGTGCCTCGTCTAATTATTCTTCATCTGATATTAACATTAGTAGTGATTTAAGTTTTGAACACCAAAACTTGTCATCGGAGTCGGAGCCAGAATTTAAAATTTGTGGGTTTAGTATTCTAATTCTTTTAATTTACTGGGTTCTTAATCAACAATTTGTacataattcaataaatttttaagacaaatacagggTTTGgacaaaagttactgggttcaaCCGAACCCGTATCCGAAAGGCTAGCTCCGCCCctacttgttacgacccaaaattcgacCAGTCGTGATTAGgactgtgcataatttggtaaataccgaattaccgtatcgaaatcgaaaattttggtatttggtattcgatattttggtattcagtatggtatttggtttaatttttaaaaataattggtaTTATGtatggtatttgatattttaaaataaaataccgaaataccgatattgtaccgaaatatatattatatttcacaatacacatattattaattataacataaatataaaaaatctaaaattttgctttcttttattctctaagtttatcaattaactctaagcaagtaacaagacatttctaatgatcaaagTTATTCATTTATGTATAGTTTTCTCTCTCTGGGTTGATATTTgttggttttggacaaaacttttgttaacaaacatttttagttttgtactttcgagtactttaattaagaatattatagtCTCTGACTCTACATACTAGATAGTATTCAAACCGAGtaaaccgaagttaccgaaccgaataaactgaaaccgaaaccgaaaccgaaaggagaaaaaccgaaccatatcgaatttaattaggtacggtattggtatagcattttaagaaaccgaataccaaaaatattgaaccgaaatatctaaataccatagattaccgaccgacgaacacccctagtcatgatggcacctaacccaactcgtaaggtaagccaattaactacaATCCAATTTAATTAGGTTTatcgaagaaaataaatgacAAAATAATTGAACCTTTCTACTTTTCCAAAAGACTGGTAGTAAAAATCACGAGTTTCTAAGATTTAAAATTtgcaaagctgatatgaaataaaatacatcagcTGTTTGacatatacatgaacagattaatgattccaaagctaccaagaacaagagacaGCTATGACCGGATTGCggaaacatcttcaatgccaactcccgccatacaccgcaacatcagcatccaaaatatgcacacaaggtgaagaagtgtagtatgagtacaactgaccccatgtactcagtaagtattttgtctaacctcgtcgaagtagtgacacTACTAGAAACACAGCATTTTCCTACGGAAATTTCCCATGAAAAAATTATTATTGGCAATTCCTACCGAAATTCAATGGAAAAGGTAAAAAACAAATTTCATGAATAAATAATAACGTTTCCCATTGACTATCCGTAGGAAcgtttttgctcaaaaatgcgcGTAATTTAGTTCCCTCTGATTCAGCGGGAAAAgtcat of Nicotiana tomentosiformis chromosome 7, ASM39032v3, whole genome shotgun sequence contains these proteins:
- the LOC104097993 gene encoding taxadiene 5-alpha hydroxylase, with the protein product MALSLLSLINFPLSFSLSIFFIIVFSILLKHYKGYKHITKKKLPPGEMGLPWIGETIEFYKAQKKNKLFEEFVQPRIEKYGKTFKTRLMGSPTVVVCGAEANMFFLSNEFKLVISSWPTSSVELMGKNCIMEKQGDAHRCLRGIISSSLASFSLDAMVPKICNTIQSHLDKNCNGQDQIIKLYHLTKYLTFKIVFECFLGIVVKPGLLETFERVLEGAFSPPFKFPGSKFSRAKNARLKIEKILVEVIREKRREIELGEEKEGKLDEALLSRLVKALIRGEVSEEEVVDNVVLLVFAAHDTTSFAIAMTFRMLAHHPTCYSLLLQEHANIMSNKGPDEILSLEDTKRMKYTWQVARESMRLFPPIFGSFRKAIADIEFEGFTIPKGWKVLWTTYGTHYSPDYFKEPQNFDPSRFEEPVQPYAFVPFGGGPRLCAGYQLAKLNILIFVHYVVTRYDWSLINPDEPIVMDPLPFPSKGMPIKISPKF